A window from Sinanaerobacter sp. ZZT-01 encodes these proteins:
- a CDS encoding FapA family protein: MSQIGENLDALLTEEKVIPLPTLNIKLSPDRMMAFLRVSNVQDADYELDKDYILEALKEREIVFGILEDEIQEYCIQKKYYKELKIAKGKEPINGEDGSLTFHFDTQPKYLPKELNDGSVDFKDISLIQNVKAGDVLCEIVLPTDGTPGKDIFGNEVPSKAGAMPTLTAGKNISLSDDELTFSAAVDGRIEYINDVISIEEVFHVKGDVGPETGNISFNGSVIISGNVTDGFRVEAKKDIIINGRVEGADIKTDQNVLIRSGMNGMKKGTIHAGGDVTSRFIENATVICGGNFCSECTLNATIKAGNSIIMKGKRAAMLGGTYVAGDSIIAKEIGSELNIPMEISIEPEWYAIEIEGKSNEDVAYVFLDQEELKEKITKIEKEADKFGSVLQEVVSGKKKVEARQKTLYMKQLMGMREEKMREVYHLQEKLDQSTAYYNSHEFAVTCTGKIYPGVRMRICGIMMRVEHIGTHQKYYVDKGEIIAGASTANGEA, encoded by the coding sequence GTGAGCCAGATAGGTGAAAATTTAGATGCATTGCTAACCGAAGAAAAAGTAATCCCGCTTCCGACTTTAAATATAAAGCTAAGTCCGGATCGGATGATGGCGTTTTTACGTGTGTCAAATGTGCAGGATGCTGACTATGAGCTGGATAAGGATTACATATTGGAAGCGCTGAAGGAACGAGAAATTGTTTTTGGTATTCTTGAAGATGAAATTCAAGAGTACTGCATTCAGAAAAAATATTATAAGGAACTTAAGATTGCGAAAGGGAAGGAACCTATAAACGGCGAGGATGGGTCGCTTACTTTTCACTTTGATACGCAGCCAAAGTATCTCCCAAAAGAATTAAATGATGGCTCAGTTGATTTTAAAGATATATCTCTTATTCAGAACGTCAAAGCAGGGGATGTATTGTGTGAAATTGTTTTACCGACAGACGGAACACCAGGGAAAGATATTTTTGGGAATGAAGTTCCTTCAAAAGCAGGAGCAATGCCGACACTTACAGCGGGAAAAAATATTTCGCTTTCGGATGATGAACTGACGTTTTCTGCAGCGGTGGATGGACGTATTGAGTATATAAACGATGTCATTTCAATAGAAGAAGTGTTTCACGTAAAGGGAGATGTGGGACCGGAAACAGGAAATATATCCTTTAATGGCAGTGTGATTATTTCTGGCAATGTAACAGATGGTTTTCGGGTGGAAGCGAAAAAAGATATTATAATAAATGGCAGAGTGGAAGGTGCTGATATAAAAACAGACCAAAATGTATTAATTCGAAGTGGTATGAATGGAATGAAAAAAGGCACGATTCATGCAGGCGGTGATGTTACAAGCCGTTTTATAGAAAATGCGACGGTTATATGCGGCGGCAACTTTTGCAGTGAATGTACTTTAAATGCAACGATCAAAGCAGGGAATTCAATCATTATGAAGGGAAAACGTGCCGCTATGCTTGGAGGCACTTATGTTGCAGGCGATTCTATCATTGCGAAAGAAATTGGCAGCGAATTGAATATACCTATGGAAATTAGTATTGAACCGGAATGGTATGCAATAGAGATTGAAGGGAAAAGCAATGAAGATGTTGCATACGTTTTTTTAGATCAGGAAGAACTGAAAGAGAAAATCACTAAAATAGAAAAAGAAGCAGATAAGTTTGGCAGTGTGCTGCAAGAAGTAGTAAGCGGAAAGAAAAAGGTCGAGGCCAGACAAAAAACTTTATATATGAAGCAACTGATGGGAATGCGTGAAGAAAAGATGCGAGAGGTATATCATTTACAAGAGAAGCTCGATCAGAGCACTGCATACTATAACAGTCATGAATTTGCAGTTACTTGTACGGGAAAGATATATCCGGGTGTCCGTATGAGGATTTGTGGGATCATGATGCGAGTTGAGCATATAGGTACGCATCAAAAGTATTATGTAGATAAAGGAGAGATTATTGCGGGTGCTTCAACAGCGAATGGGGAAGCATAG
- a CDS encoding flagellar hook-basal body protein: protein MNIAFYTAAVGANAQQTRLDTIANNMANLQTDGYKAQSAIFSDLLYSNMKAQSPNDGDLTVGSGACAGRTNINFESGPLLITDGTFDYAIQGDGYFATYNMLDDQLSYTRNGNFHKAQMGENAFYLAAQNGNFVLDSNMELIPINSNDEDLDIGIFDFANKSGILLQGENRFLPVAQNGQPILQTDITLKRGYLEGSNVDLPYEMSKMIETERAYQLSLRMIKTSDEIEETINTMR, encoded by the coding sequence TTGAATATTGCCTTTTATACCGCAGCCGTTGGTGCAAATGCACAGCAAACACGTTTAGATACGATTGCTAATAATATGGCGAATCTTCAGACAGATGGTTATAAAGCACAGAGTGCGATTTTTTCAGATTTGCTTTATAGCAATATGAAGGCACAATCACCAAACGATGGTGACTTAACAGTGGGAAGCGGTGCATGCGCAGGACGGACGAATATTAATTTTGAAAGTGGACCCTTACTCATTACGGATGGAACGTTTGATTATGCAATTCAGGGAGACGGCTATTTTGCAACATACAATATGCTCGATGACCAATTAAGCTATACGCGCAACGGAAATTTTCATAAAGCACAGATGGGTGAAAATGCTTTTTACCTAGCTGCACAAAACGGAAATTTTGTTTTGGACAGCAATATGGAATTGATTCCAATCAATTCCAATGATGAAGATCTCGATATTGGAATATTCGACTTTGCAAATAAAAGTGGGATCTTACTACAAGGAGAAAATCGTTTTTTGCCTGTTGCACAAAACGGACAGCCGATATTACAAACCGATATTACTTTAAAACGAGGATATTTGGAAGGATCTAATGTCGATTTGCCTTATGAGATGTCAAAAATGATTGAGACGGAACGAGCCTATCAATTATCTCTTCGTATGATTAAGACTTCAGATGAAATTGAGGAAACAATTAATACAATGAGGTAG
- a CDS encoding flagellar hook-basal body protein, whose translation MFKGFYTLSSGMLTQQHRLDTVSNNITNVSTPGFKKDTLISTTFREELTSRTGNVDKSNVKALHVTSTIQVPDEVVTDFQQGSFDMTGDPFHFAIAGTGFFQIDTEDGPRYTRNGAFTLDEEGYLCLEPIGRVRGENGDILLKTDEFTVDQTGAITLENGSVAGRIQFVDFQDYNQLIKNGEGVFLNANNANVLPAKANLRWKELERSNVVSMDEITDMMSSQRALQSESQILKIYDQIIQKAVNDIGKI comes from the coding sequence ATGTTTAAAGGATTTTATACATTGTCTTCAGGGATGCTGACACAGCAACACCGTTTAGACACAGTCAGCAATAACATAACAAATGTGTCAACACCGGGATTTAAAAAAGATACACTGATTAGCACAACTTTTCGTGAAGAATTGACTTCAAGAACAGGGAATGTCGATAAAAGCAATGTGAAAGCACTGCATGTCACTTCAACCATTCAGGTACCTGATGAAGTTGTAACCGATTTTCAGCAAGGCAGTTTTGATATGACTGGAGACCCTTTTCATTTTGCAATTGCAGGAACTGGATTTTTTCAGATTGATACGGAAGATGGACCAAGGTATACGAGGAACGGTGCATTTACTTTAGATGAAGAAGGTTATCTGTGTTTAGAGCCGATTGGAAGGGTTCGTGGAGAAAATGGAGATATTCTCTTAAAGACCGATGAGTTTACAGTGGATCAAACCGGTGCGATTACATTAGAAAATGGTTCGGTAGCCGGACGCATTCAATTCGTAGATTTCCAAGATTATAATCAACTGATAAAAAATGGAGAAGGTGTTTTCTTAAACGCTAATAATGCGAACGTTTTGCCTGCGAAGGCAAACTTGAGATGGAAAGAGTTAGAACGTTCAAACGTAGTTTCTATGGATGAAATAACGGATATGATGAGCAGTCAGAGAGCTTTACAAAGTGAAAGTCAAATTTTAAAAATATATGACCAAATTATTCAAAAAGCAGTGAATGATATTGGGAAAATTTAG
- a CDS encoding FliA/WhiG family RNA polymerase sigma factor — MVAEGLTQKSNEELLNEFINTRDSELKRELVLRHRNMVRIVAMQMRGVYASFAEIDDIINEGIIALMGALERYDPSKNVKFESYASLRIRGTIVDLARKQDWVPRSIRKMAKKIDEAESALYLSLGRSANEQEIAAYLGLDLDKYRKILGETGMYNILSLDALVDGVNGEAISSQIVSGSEDAPGEKLQKKELKKLLQDGVVKLKENEQLVLSLYYRKELSMKEIAKVIGVSEPRVSQIHANAIRKLRHFIKGY; from the coding sequence ATGGTAGCAGAGGGATTAACACAAAAAAGCAATGAAGAGCTTTTGAATGAGTTTATAAATACAAGGGACAGTGAATTAAAGCGAGAACTGGTTTTAAGGCATCGAAATATGGTTCGCATCGTTGCTATGCAAATGCGAGGCGTTTATGCTAGCTTTGCGGAAATTGATGACATTATTAATGAAGGAATCATTGCATTAATGGGTGCTTTAGAAAGATATGATCCATCAAAAAACGTAAAGTTTGAAAGCTATGCATCGCTGCGCATACGAGGGACTATCGTAGATTTGGCTCGAAAGCAAGATTGGGTTCCTCGAAGTATTCGAAAAATGGCAAAAAAGATTGACGAGGCAGAAAGTGCACTTTACCTTTCCTTAGGAAGATCTGCCAATGAACAAGAGATTGCAGCATATCTAGGATTGGATTTGGATAAATATAGGAAGATCCTTGGAGAAACAGGAATGTATAATATATTATCGTTGGATGCCTTAGTTGATGGAGTAAATGGAGAAGCAATTTCTTCCCAAATTGTGAGTGGATCGGAGGATGCTCCTGGAGAGAAACTGCAAAAAAAAGAATTAAAAAAGCTGCTGCAAGATGGAGTTGTGAAATTAAAAGAAAATGAACAGCTGGTGCTTTCTCTTTATTATCGAAAGGAATTAAGTATGAAAGAGATTGCAAAAGTAATTGGTGTGAGTGAGCCGCGTGTATCGCAGATTCACGCAAATGCAATTCGAAAGCTGAGACATTTTATAAAGGGTTACTGA
- the flhA gene encoding flagellar biosynthesis protein FlhA codes for MKRITDNIIAVFVVLVILLLILPLPPFLLDMMFIINITIALVILLITMYIMEALEFSIFPSLLLITTLFRISLNISSTRLILTNKGEAGAVIATFGSFVLQGNIVVGVIIFLIIVLVQFIVITKGAERVAEVAARFTLDAMPGKQMAIDADLSSGLITEEQARERRYKIQKEADFYGAMDGATKIVKGDAIMSIVVTMINFIGGLLIGVIQMGIPFREAIGIYSIATIGDGLVSQVPALLISTATGMIVTRAVSEGSLNLDVKKQFLSQPTVLIIAGGIMGAIVFIPGAPPVQPLILSATLIFLGIKLKGKKTIQEHMQLVEEQEEYIPEEFDENSYFKDINNIYSLLTVEPIEMEFGYSLIPLVDESSGGNLINRIVIFRRQFAQEMGFVVPSVRLRDNAMLNANQYVVKMKGEEIAKGELLVDYYLALEPANPTGQIDGIETIEPAYGIPSKWITPDKKELAEIYGYTVIDPLSVMLTHLTETIRRHIHELLTRSEVIQLLENVKKLSPELVEETIPNIISYANFQKILYNLLKEGVPIRDMVTILETIVDAGMSTKDMDMITENVRIALKRTITRKFCESGQLKVITLDSEVEKVVLSSLTRSEQGVYLALNPDVIQRIVGQLSELLKKFSSFSQTPVILTSHVIRLYFYRMVEQFYPNIEVLSFSEIANDVQIQALGNIEL; via the coding sequence TTGAAAAGAATAACCGACAACATTATAGCCGTATTTGTTGTGCTTGTCATTTTATTGTTGATACTTCCCTTGCCTCCATTTCTGCTAGATATGATGTTTATTATCAACATTACCATCGCACTGGTTATTTTATTAATCACGATGTACATCATGGAGGCTTTGGAATTTTCAATTTTTCCATCCTTGTTGTTGATTACTACATTATTTCGTATATCATTGAATATATCTTCTACACGTTTGATTTTAACCAATAAAGGTGAAGCAGGAGCGGTCATTGCTACATTCGGATCCTTTGTATTACAGGGAAACATCGTTGTTGGTGTTATTATCTTCTTAATCATCGTTTTGGTTCAATTTATCGTTATTACAAAAGGTGCGGAAAGAGTTGCTGAAGTTGCAGCAAGGTTTACATTGGATGCAATGCCAGGTAAGCAGATGGCGATTGATGCAGACTTAAGCTCTGGACTGATTACAGAAGAACAGGCAAGAGAACGAAGATACAAGATTCAAAAAGAAGCAGACTTTTATGGAGCGATGGATGGTGCTACAAAAATTGTAAAAGGCGATGCAATCATGTCAATCGTTGTTACAATGATTAACTTTATCGGAGGCCTTTTAATTGGCGTAATTCAGATGGGAATACCTTTTCGTGAAGCAATTGGAATTTATTCGATCGCAACGATTGGTGATGGACTGGTTTCTCAGGTGCCGGCATTATTGATTTCTACTGCAACTGGCATGATTGTAACAAGAGCCGTGTCTGAGGGGAGTTTAAATTTAGATGTAAAGAAGCAGTTTCTCTCACAACCTACTGTATTAATCATTGCTGGTGGAATTATGGGCGCAATTGTTTTTATTCCGGGAGCACCACCGGTTCAGCCGCTTATATTGTCTGCAACTTTAATTTTCTTAGGAATAAAATTAAAAGGAAAGAAAACGATTCAAGAACATATGCAGCTAGTGGAGGAACAAGAAGAGTACATACCAGAAGAATTTGATGAAAATTCATACTTTAAAGATATAAACAATATCTATTCTTTATTAACAGTAGAACCAATTGAAATGGAATTTGGTTATAGCTTGATTCCGCTTGTAGATGAAAGCAGTGGCGGCAATCTGATTAATCGGATTGTAATATTCCGGCGACAGTTTGCACAGGAAATGGGTTTTGTTGTACCGTCAGTCAGACTAAGAGATAATGCCATGCTGAATGCAAATCAGTATGTGGTAAAGATGAAAGGTGAAGAAATCGCAAAGGGTGAATTGCTGGTTGATTATTATCTTGCATTGGAACCGGCAAATCCGACTGGACAAATTGATGGAATTGAAACGATAGAACCTGCGTATGGTATTCCGAGCAAATGGATTACACCAGATAAAAAAGAATTAGCGGAGATATACGGATATACGGTAATCGATCCTTTATCTGTTATGCTTACTCACTTGACGGAAACGATCAGACGGCATATTCATGAATTATTGACTCGAAGTGAGGTAATACAATTACTAGAAAATGTAAAAAAACTTTCACCGGAGCTGGTGGAGGAGACTATTCCTAACATCATATCTTATGCAAATTTTCAGAAAATACTGTATAATCTATTGAAAGAGGGAGTTCCAATTCGTGATATGGTTACGATTTTAGAAACGATTGTAGATGCTGGAATGAGTACAAAGGATATGGATATGATTACCGAAAATGTTCGTATCGCATTGAAGAGAACTATAACCAGAAAATTCTGTGAAAGCGGTCAATTAAAAGTAATCACATTAGATTCTGAAGTAGAAAAAGTTGTGTTATCCAGTTTAACCAGAAGCGAACAAGGTGTTTATTTAGCATTGAATCCAGACGTAATACAGCGGATTGTTGGACAGCTTTCTGAACTGTTGAAGAAATTTTCTTCTTTTTCGCAAACACCTGTTATTCTGACAAGTCATGTGATTCGATTGTATTTTTATCGGATGGTGGAGCAGTTTTATCCAAATATTGAAGTCCTCTCATTTAGTGAGATTGCAAACGATGTTCAAATACAAGCATTAGGAAATATTGAACTTTAG
- a CDS encoding response regulator, with translation MAKILLVDDAAFMRMMIKDVLKKNGIEDIHEAADGAQAIEKYNEVHPDLVFMDITMPNVDGLEALKAIKAADPNAVVVMCSAMGQEAMVIEAIKTGAKDFIVKPFKPERILKTLTSLNIQ, from the coding sequence ATGGCAAAGATTTTACTAGTGGATGATGCGGCTTTTATGCGCATGATGATAAAAGACGTTCTGAAGAAAAATGGAATTGAGGATATCCATGAAGCTGCTGATGGAGCGCAAGCTATCGAAAAGTATAACGAAGTCCATCCGGATTTGGTATTTATGGATATCACTATGCCGAATGTTGATGGTCTTGAGGCGTTGAAAGCAATTAAAGCAGCAGACCCAAATGCAGTTGTTGTAATGTGTTCTGCGATGGGGCAAGAAGCTATGGTAATCGAAGCAATTAAAACAGGGGCAAAAGATTTTATAGTAAAACCATTTAAACCGGAGCGTATACTAAAGACTTTAACATCATTGAATATCCAGTAG
- the flgB gene encoding flagellar basal body rod protein FlgB — MDWLNTNSMLLTEKTLDNLWQQQRLTLQNIANSETPGYKAKYATFQEELKLSLSKLDKKRVSKANEIGNEIKGSKLWIHESSEESTRLDGNNVQVDVENLELVRAQFQYEYALRQATEELNRLKTVITGS; from the coding sequence ATGGATTGGCTTAATACAAATTCCATGTTGCTGACAGAGAAAACTTTGGACAATCTCTGGCAGCAACAGCGTTTGACTTTACAAAATATTGCAAATTCCGAAACACCGGGGTATAAAGCAAAGTATGCCACATTTCAAGAAGAATTAAAGTTAAGCCTTTCGAAACTTGATAAAAAAAGAGTCTCTAAGGCAAATGAAATCGGCAATGAAATTAAGGGATCGAAGCTGTGGATTCATGAAAGTTCAGAGGAAAGCACACGCTTGGATGGCAATAATGTACAAGTTGATGTAGAAAATTTAGAATTGGTCAGAGCGCAGTTTCAATATGAATATGCACTGCGTCAGGCGACAGAAGAACTTAACCGTCTGAAAACAGTGATTACAGGAAGCTGA